Proteins from a genomic interval of Zingiber officinale cultivar Zhangliang chromosome 1B, Zo_v1.1, whole genome shotgun sequence:
- the LOC122047038 gene encoding syntaxin-52-like, which translates to MASSLEQWMKEFNEASRLSEEISVMLSERGSLPPSGPETQRQLTAMRRKITILRTRLENLESLLSKLPSLQPIKDKELHKRQEMLSNLKSKANQMASTLNMSNFGNRENLLGDGKKPVDVATMVAGLDNQGIVGLQRQVMREQDQGLEQLEETVLSTKHIALAVNEELDLHTRLIDDLDQQVDVTDSRLRRVQKRLAILNKRTKGGCSCKCLLLSVIAIVVLIVVVWSLIKYL; encoded by the exons ATGGCATCTTCGTTAGAACAATGGATGAAAGAGTTCAACGAAGCATCAAGGCTTTCTGAGGAAATTAGTGTTATGCTTTCTGAAAGGGGCTCTTTGCCTCCATCTGGGCCTGAGACCCAACGCCAATTGACTGCAATGAGGAGGAAGATAACAATTCTTCGGACCAGACTGGAGAACTTGGAGTCGCTTCTTTCAAAGCTTCCTAGCTTACAGCCAAT AAAGGATAAGGAATTACACAAGCGCCAAGAGATGCTATCAAATCTTAAATCTAAAGCAAATCAGATGGCATCCACGTTAAACATGTCCAACTTCGGGAACAG GGAGAACTTGCTTGGAGATGGTAAAAAACCAGTTGATGTGGCAACAATGGTCGCTGGGTTGGATAATCAGGGTATTGTTGGTTTGCAGAGGCAGGTTATGAGAG AGCAAGACCAGGGTCTTGAACAACTGGAGGAGACTGTGTTAAGCACCAAACATATTGCATTAGCAGTTAATGAAGAGCTGGATCTGCACACAAGATTAATT GATGATCTGGACCAGCAAGTTGATGTAACCGACTCAAGGTTACGG AGAGTTCAAAAGAGACTGGCAATCCTCAACAAGCGCACAAAAGGTGGCTGTTCTTGCAAGTGTCTGCTCTTATCGGTCATCGCTATTGTAGTTCTCATTGTTGTAGTCTGGTCCCTCATCAAGTACTTGTAA
- the LOC122047047 gene encoding zinc finger protein ZAT7-like: MKRSSYRFGGEAGIDSIDMAGILMLLSRGGGGEGGAGDESRVFECKTCSRRFPSYQALGGHRASHKKPRLVAAGDEAEKPRSHECTVCGLEFAVGQALGGHMRRHRVPSSSLFERGAEAAAVEREGMRGVVLDLNLPAPLENSVVDLKLGLGLTTNLVESVDN; the protein is encoded by the coding sequence ATGAAGAGATCGTCGTATCGGTTCGGAGGAGAAGCCGGGATCGATAGCATCGACATGGCCGGCATACTCATGCTCTTATCTCGCGGCGGCGGTGGCGAAGGAGGGGCCGGCGACGAGAGTCGCGTGTTCGAGTGCAAGACGTGCAGCCGCCGGTTCCCGTCGTACCAGGCGCTGGGGGGCCACCGCGCGAGCCACAAGAAGCCGCGGCTAGTCGCCGCAGGCGACGAGGCGGAGAAGCCGAGGAGCCACGAGTGCACCGTCTGCGGGCTCGAGTTCGCCGTCGGCCAGGCGCTGGGCGGACACATGCGACGCCACAGGGTGCCGTCGTCGTCGTTGTTTGAGCGCGGCGCGGAGGCGGCGGCGGTGGAGCGGGAAGGGATGAGAGGAGTGGTCTTGGACTTGAACTTGCCGGCGCCGCTGGAGAACAGCGTCGTCGATCTCAAACTGGGGTTGGGATTAACAACAAATTTGGTGGAGAGTGTTGATAATTAA